One Danio rerio strain Tuebingen ecotype United States chromosome 22, GRCz12tu, whole genome shotgun sequence genomic window carries:
- the si:dkey-78l4.1 gene encoding duodenase-1, with product MAIIIISLLLLVSLVPDLTFTARVGIEDGTEAKPHSRPYMVSLQKNSWHTCGGFLITEQFVLTAAHCWKKGDVITVVVGAHDLSGNEIYDTFKVTSYMRYEDYKLNSDRNDIMLLKLNKKVRLSKNVGLISLPKKGEDVEADTLCSVAGWGILWRKGPESDRLREAETVIVNNAECERRWESLYKASKMICAYGHGGTCNGDSGGPLVCGNTAVGITSFGDRYLCNSRLLPDVYTRISAYLPWIHNITGNA from the exons AtggccatcatcatcatctctctgCTCCTGCTGGTTTCTCTAGTGCCAGACCTGACCTTCACTG CTCGTGTGGGTATAGAGGACGGCACTGAAGCTAAACCTCACTCCAGACCTTACATGGTTTCTCTTCAGAAAAACAGCTGGCATACCTGCGGTGGATTCCTCATTACTGAACAGTTTGTCTTGACTGCTGCACATTGCTGGAAAAA AGGTGATGTCATCACTGTTGTGGTTGGTGCCCATGATCTGAGTGGAAATGAAATTTACGACACCTTTAAAGTGACATCCTACATGCGTTATGAAGACTATAAACTGAATTCTGACCGGAATGACATCATGCTTTTGAAG CTAAATAAAAAAGTCAGACTGAGCAAGAATGTTGGACTGATATCATTACCAAAGAAAGGAGAAGATGTTGAAGCAGATACTCTCTGTAGTGTTGCTGGTTGGGGAATACTTTGGAGAAAAGGCCCAGAGTCTGATCGTCTAAGAGAGGCGGAGACAGTTATAGTGAACAATGCAGAGTGTGAACGCAGATGGGAATCTCTTTATAAGGCCTCAAAGATGATCTGTGCTTATGGCCATGGTGGAACCTGCAAT GGGGATTCTGGAGGTCCTTTAGTTTGTGGAAACACTGCTGTTGGTATCACTTCTTTTGGTGACCGATATCTCTGTAATTCACGTTTGCTTCCTGATGTGTATACTAGGATTTCAGCATATCTACCATGGATCCACAACATAACTGGAAATGCTTAA